A part of bacterium genomic DNA contains:
- a CDS encoding FAD-binding oxidoreductase, translating to MKIKENFDEIISYLEDSSNFRKGKADKVYIPETENEIFEILEICRKERVPITVSGGGTGTVAGRIPVSGYIISTESFNKIIDINKEKKIATLQAGVIVDNFLKEIEKEGLFYPPFPTERTAFIGGNVSTNASGEYSFKFGPTRKYVKRIKMVLTSCDIIEIKRGEIFEKDGFIDYGIFKVPLPSYRTPDVKCSAGYYSKDGMDGIDLIIGSEGTLGIITEVDVSLIENLPPRFIMILFLKDEENIPEIVREIKERKDELEIFSFEFFDKKSLLFLKDDFNFIPEDTCAIYIEATNDTEKMEKWIEIAEKIGVLDTVIGEDITNYKKLIDFRHKLPENVNAYFKKIGSIKIAVDAAVPEDKFENFYRFYRKIMEENKDIHTILFGHIGENHLHFNLFPVDEKQKERAYKIYEESVKKAVYLGGTGFAEHGIGKLKHKYLEIMYGRDGILDMVKIKKIFDPYCILGLDNIFPKEYLSLV from the coding sequence ATGAAGATAAAAGAAAATTTTGATGAGATTATTTCCTATCTTGAAGATTCTTCTAATTTTAGAAAAGGTAAAGCAGATAAAGTATATATTCCTGAAACAGAAAATGAAATTTTTGAGATTCTTGAGATATGCAGAAAAGAAAGAGTTCCTATAACAGTTTCAGGGGGAGGGACAGGAACAGTTGCAGGAAGAATTCCTGTTTCTGGATATATAATTTCAACCGAAAGTTTTAATAAAATAATTGATATAAATAAAGAAAAAAAAATTGCGACTTTGCAGGCAGGTGTAATTGTTGATAATTTTTTAAAAGAAATTGAAAAGGAAGGGCTTTTTTATCCTCCATTTCCCACAGAAAGAACTGCTTTTATTGGTGGGAACGTTTCAACAAATGCTTCAGGTGAATACAGTTTTAAATTTGGACCAACAAGAAAATATGTAAAAAGAATAAAAATGGTACTTACTTCCTGTGATATTATTGAAATAAAAAGAGGAGAAATTTTTGAAAAGGATGGATTTATTGATTATGGAATTTTTAAAGTACCTCTGCCATCTTATAGAACCCCTGATGTTAAATGCTCTGCAGGTTATTATTCAAAAGATGGGATGGATGGTATTGATTTAATTATTGGTTCAGAGGGTACTCTCGGAATAATTACAGAAGTAGATGTATCCCTAATTGAAAACTTACCGCCGAGATTTATTATGATTTTATTTTTAAAAGACGAAGAGAATATTCCAGAAATCGTAAGGGAGATAAAAGAAAGGAAAGATGAACTTGAAATTTTTTCATTTGAATTTTTTGATAAAAAATCTCTTCTTTTTTTGAAAGATGACTTTAACTTTATACCTGAAGATACATGTGCTATTTACATTGAAGCAACAAATGATACAGAAAAAATGGAAAAATGGATTGAAATAGCAGAAAAAATTGGAGTTTTAGATACAGTAATAGGAGAGGACATTACAAACTATAAAAAACTCATTGATTTCAGACATAAACTTCCTGAAAATGTTAATGCTTATTTTAAAAAAATAGGAAGTATAAAAATTGCGGTTGATGCAGCAGTTCCAGAGGATAAATTTGAAAACTTTTATAGATTTTACAGAAAAATTATGGAAGAAAACAAAGATATTCATACAATACTTTTTGGACATATAGGAGAAAACCATCTACATTTTAATCTTTTTCCAGTTGATGAAAAACAAAAAGAGAGAGCATATAAAATTTATGAAGAATCAGTAAAAAAAGCTGTTTATCTTGGTGGAACTGGTTTTGCTGAACACGGAATAGGTAAATTAAAACATAAATATCTTGAAATAATGTATGGAAGGGATGGAATTTTAGATATGGTAAAAATAAAAAAAATATTTGACCCTTACTGCATTTTAGGTCTTGACAATATTTTTCCAAAAGAATACCTTAGCCTTGTCTAA
- a CDS encoding GIY-YIG nuclease family protein, translating to MYYVYVIKSFKNSRRYVGFTSKNPVERLKEHNRGSNKWSRQNRPFELIYYEEFTEKEKARKRERFLKSGKGREFLNKIIKNSNKTFKN from the coding sequence ATGTATTATGTATATGTGATAAAAAGCTTTAAAAATAGTAGAAGGTATGTAGGTTTTACATCTAAAAATCCAGTAGAGAGATTAAAGGAACATAATAGAGGAAGCAATAAGTGGAGTAGGCAAAATAGACCATTTGAATTAATATATTATGAAGAATTTACTGAAAAAGAAAAAGCAAGGAAAAGAGAGAGATTTCTTAAAAGTGGCAAAGGAAGAGAATTTTTAAATAAAATAATAAAAAATTCAAATAAAACTTTTAAAAATTAA
- a CDS encoding alpha/beta hydrolase, which translates to MEKPIIFESEGKNLIGILHLSEFKNSPVVVLFHGFTGQKSESHFIFTRLARLLCKEKISVLRFDFMGSGDSEGEFSDMTLYTEMKDGENALRYIKELENVNKEKIGILGLSMGAVTASYIASEFNTTSLCLWSPVAYPSVISRRLTRKIKKQLQEKGKAYLPGTGLYISDEFIKSTKEVKPLRFAGKYKGSVLIIHCKDDTVLPVEHALAYFKKFHQQSRFSQLTIFEKGGHTFTVEETEKEVLNQTVNFFKTTLWGGK; encoded by the coding sequence ATGGAAAAACCGATAATTTTTGAAAGTGAGGGTAAAAATTTAATCGGAATACTTCATTTATCAGAATTTAAAAATTCACCGGTTGTTGTCTTATTCCACGGTTTTACAGGTCAGAAAAGTGAAAGTCATTTTATATTTACACGACTTGCCAGATTGCTCTGTAAAGAAAAAATATCAGTTTTAAGATTTGACTTTATGGGTTCGGGTGATAGTGAAGGGGAATTTTCAGATATGACACTGTACACCGAAATGAAAGATGGAGAAAATGCACTGAGATATATTAAAGAGTTAGAAAATGTGAATAAAGAAAAAATTGGAATTCTCGGTCTTTCTATGGGGGCTGTAACCGCTTCCTATATCGCTTCTGAATTTAATACCACTTCTCTCTGCCTCTGGTCGCCGGTTGCTTATCCTTCTGTTATTTCAAGGCGTTTAACAAGGAAAATAAAAAAACAACTTCAGGAAAAAGGTAAGGCATATCTTCCGGGAACAGGACTTTATATAAGTGATGAATTTATTAAAAGCACAAAAGAGGTTAAACCTCTCCGATTTGCGGGAAAATATAAAGGAAGTGTGCTTATAATTCACTGTAAAGATGATACGGTTTTACCTGTTGAACATGCTCTGGCTTATTTTAAAAAATTCCACCAGCAGTCAAGATTTTCTCAACTTACAATCTTTGAAAAAGGTGGTCACACTTTTACTGTTGAAGAAACAGAAAAAGAAGTTCTGAATCAAACGGTTAATTTTTTCAAAACAACTCTGTGGGGTGGAAAGTGA
- a CDS encoding mechanosensitive ion channel family protein, whose translation MSKTFMGVAIWQFITAFLFILLGFAGKKISEYIIETKIIKITKRTRFELDDLIVNAFSRPFSFGIALLGFSLAIAVLPVSQTAERIIYSIIKIAGVVIFLWLLFRLVDVIVVYLSRLTERTESKLDDQLVPLINKALKVTIGIICFLWLLQLLGYNVSSLIAGLGIGGLAVALALQNTLSNFFGSIFIFLDRPFMVGDWVKIGDVEGIVEDIGFRSTRIRTWPATLVSIPNKKVAESVIDNWSRMPKKRVYQTIGLTYETTADQMENAVREIRKIIENDPGVDKEFIVVKFSDFGSSSLDITVIYFTIDTTLKGHLETKERINLAIMRKLKELGLSIAFPTMSIYLEKGEIKIERKD comes from the coding sequence ATGAGTAAAACGTTTATGGGAGTGGCAATATGGCAGTTTATAACTGCATTTCTTTTTATCCTTCTCGGGTTTGCTGGTAAAAAAATTTCTGAATACATTATCGAAACAAAAATTATAAAAATTACAAAAAGAACAAGGTTTGAACTGGATGATTTAATTGTTAATGCTTTTTCCCGCCCATTCAGTTTTGGAATAGCGTTGCTTGGGTTTTCTCTCGCAATAGCGGTTTTACCGGTTTCTCAGACAGCAGAAAGAATAATTTATTCAATTATAAAAATTGCGGGTGTTGTAATATTTCTATGGCTCCTTTTCCGTCTTGTTGATGTTATTGTTGTTTACCTTTCCCGTCTGACAGAGAGAACTGAATCAAAACTTGATGACCAACTTGTACCACTTATCAATAAAGCACTGAAGGTTACAATTGGAATAATTTGTTTTCTGTGGTTATTACAATTGCTCGGATATAATGTTTCAAGTTTAATTGCAGGTCTTGGAATAGGTGGCCTTGCTGTTGCTCTTGCTTTACAGAATACCCTTAGTAATTTTTTTGGCTCAATTTTTATTTTTCTTGATAGACCGTTTATGGTAGGTGATTGGGTTAAAATAGGAGATGTTGAAGGAATTGTTGAAGATATTGGTTTCAGGTCTACAAGAATAAGAACCTGGCCGGCCACACTTGTTTCCATACCAAATAAAAAAGTTGCAGAATCAGTAATAGATAACTGGTCAAGGATGCCTAAAAAAAGAGTCTATCAGACGATTGGACTTACCTATGAGACAACAGCCGACCAGATGGAAAATGCTGTCAGGGAAATAAGGAAGATAATTGAAAATGACCCCGGTGTTGATAAGGAATTCATTGTGGTAAAATTCAGTGATTTTGGTTCTTCCTCTCTTGATATTACGGTTATCTATTTTACAATTGATACAACATTGAAAGGACACCTTGAAACAAAAGAAAGGATAAATCTTGCAATAATGAGAAAACTTAAAGAACTTGGACTTTCAATTGCATTCCCGACAATGAGTATTTATTTAGAAAAAGGGGAAATTAAAATTGAAAGAAAAGATTGA